The DNA region CCTGGCACACGATCGTCAAGCAGGCCGAGGACGCCGGGGCGGATGGCCTCGAGCTCAACTTCGGCTGTCCGCACGGCATGTCGGAGCGCGGGATGGGGTCGGCCGTGGGGCAGGTGCCGGACTACACCTGCCAGATCACCGAGTGGGTCAAGGAAGTGGCCCGGACCCCCGTGATCGTGAAGCTCACGCCGAACGTGACCGACGTGCGCTACGTGGCGCGCGCGGCGGTGCGCGGCGGCGCGGACGCGGTGAGCCTGATCAACACGATCAACAGCGTGACGAGCATCGACCTGGACACCTTCGCCCCACGCCCCACCGTGGCCGGGCTCTCGTCGCACGGGGGCTACTGCGGTCCGGCGGTCAAGCCCATCGCGCTGAACATGGTGGCGGAGATCGCGCGCGACGCCGAGTGCGACACGATCCCGATCAGCGGCATCGGCGGGATCTCCACCTGGCGCGACGCCGCCGAGTTCATCCTGCTCGGCGCGACCTCGGTCCAGGTCTGCACCGCGGTGATGCACTACGGGTTCCGCATCGTGGAGGACATGCTCGACGGCCTGAGCAACTACCTCGACGAGAAGGGCCTCGCCACGCTGGACGAGCTGCGGGGGCGGAGCGTGCAGCGCGTGCGCGACTGGAAGGAGCTGGACCTC from Deltaproteobacteria bacterium includes:
- the preA gene encoding NAD-dependent dihydropyrimidine dehydrogenase subunit PreA yields the protein MADLRVNLGGIKAPNPFWLASAPPTNTGDQVMRAFDAGWGGAVWKTLGEPVVNVWSRYSSVDYGGQRMMGLNNIELITDRPLAVNLREIAEVKKRYPKQALVVSLMVESKREAWHTIVKQAEDAGADGLELNFGCPHGMSERGMGSAVGQVPDYTCQITEWVKEVARTPVIVKLTPNVTDVRYVARAAVRGGADAVSLINTINSVTSIDLDTFAPRPTVAGLSSHGGYCGPAVKPIALNMVAEIARDAECDTIPISGIGGISTWRDAAEFILLGATSVQVCTAVMHYGFRIVEDMLDGLSNYLDEKGLATLDELRGRSVQRVRDWKELDLNYVVRAEIAQEKCIGCGLCYTACNDGAHQAIGARRDERRGRTEVWVKEDDCVGCNLCSLVCPVMGCITMRAIETGHGKVTWEDHQGGRGKLAPRPQDRHH